The genomic region CGTGGCTTACACTGTCAAAAGCTTTAGGAAACTCTGTAAGTAAAAGAAgggatattttcttattatcattagtattatatattTCATCGTTTACTTTCAGAAGAGCAGTTTCTGTGGAAAGCCTCTGTCGAAATCTATGctctaatatttttttaaatattggcaGCAGAGACATTGGACGATACTTGTGTAAATCCTCGATATTACCAGCTTTGtgtagaggaataagagagagaaaggggagggggtaagaaaggagagagaggacaggaggggaagagagatagacagagaaagatagagggagggagggagaggaagagagagaaatatagagggagagggaggagagagaaagagacgagggagagaaacagagagagagagagatggaaggagacagcgacagacagaaagacagagaatagataagagagagctGACGGTGAGAGACAGGACCAAAGACAAACCGTGCAGTGAAATAAAGTGCGGAAATATAAACAGAAGACGACCATTTTTATCTCATGCACCAGGTTCTGTTCGGGGAAATCGGGCAGCTGAACTTCTGGGACCGAATACTGCCTCTCGCGGAGATTGAGAAAATGGCGTCTTGTAGGTGGTCAGGTCGAGGAAACGTTTTCAGTTTGGACACGGCGGACATGGAGGTTGTTGGAAACGTTTCGGACACGAGGGTGGAGCTTGGTCACTTTTGCAAGTAGGTAGCCTTGtggattattcatatatatatatatatatatatatatatatatatatatatatatatatatatacatatatatatatatatatatatatatatatatatatatatatatatatatatatatatatatatatatgtgtgtatgtgtgtgtgtgtgtgtgtgtgtgtgtgtgtgtgtgtgtgtgtatgtgtggatatgtggatatgtatatatatatacacatatatacatctatacacacacacatatatatatgtgtgtgtgtatgtgtctgtgtgtgtatctattcatgtatacatgtatatgtatttcattcAGCGCCGTCTTCCTTGACAGGGAGACGCCACACTATGCTGTTCTGTCCGAGAGGCTGACTTTCCAGGCAGCCTTGGCGCAGTGCCGGGTCCTGGGCGGCACCGTGCCAGCGCCGTCCTCAAGCTACGACAATGACATCCTTCTTAAGAACGCCGAGCCCTTCATGGACAGCTGCGCACCTGGATCCAACTGGAAGTACTGGCTCGGGATTGCCCACAAGGAGGAGAACGACACTTGGATCTCCGTCGAGAGCGGCGAGGAGGCGCAGTACCTCAACTTTGCAAAGCCGTACCCAATGAGGTCCAATCTGTTCCAGTGCGTGGTGCTCTTGGACGACGGCACTTGGGCGAATCACCGGTGCAGCCTCAAGAAGTGCGCGATCTGCCACCTCCCGACGCCCGGTGTCCTGTACCTCAGGGGCTTCTGCTTCGACTCAGATTGTCAGAGGAAATTCCGGGTGGCTGAGTACTTCGGCGGGCGGCTGGTGTTCCGCGGCCACGAGGATCTCTTCATCTTCTGGAGCGAAGGAGACGAAGCGTGGCGCCTGCATGACATAGACCGGAACGTGAGCGTGGCTCGAACGGAGCAGGTCGGGCGCAACAGCTATCCTGTGGGGACTCATCGCTGGGTGGCCGTCGAGCAGGTCTGCGACATGCAGAAGGGAAGTGTTTTTGAAATGATTCTGTCAACGTGCACGGACGATCTTTTCGTGTGCTCTTCGGGAGACTGTATCGAGCGGAATCTTCGCTGTAACTTATGGAATGACTGTTCTGACGGCAGCGACGAAGAAAACTGCGACGTTGTTGCAATCGGGAGCAGTTACcagccccacctccccccccgaGGACCCACGGACGCTGCACTCACTCTCACGCCCACTGTCACGCTGTCCCGCATCGCTAAAATCGATGAGATCGCCATGTCCGTCACGCTCGAGTTCTTCACCACTCTCGCCTGGCGCGACGAGAGGCTCAGCTTCCAGCACCTGACGCCCGGGAAGGAGACGCCGGTCCCGGCAACGCAAGCGGATAGAATGTGGATCCCTGACTTCCAGCTGCTGGACCTCGAGGGAGGGCAGCCCAAGGTCCTGGATGAGAAGGTCATGATCACCACAGCTAACAACGCTACTTTGCCCGCGTTTAACAGCATAGAGAGAGGTCTGCTGCTCAAACATACAGAGTTCCAGTTCTTTCTAGACCTACGAGACTACCATGAGGACATGTTGATTAATCTATAAATTTTGATTGTTATATTTGTAATAGGATTATGAATCTTTAAACTCCATTTACGATTTCTTTGCAGATCTGACATATCCCGGAACAGAAAACGACCTCACAGTGACTCGCCAGTTCATCGCGAAGTTCGCCTGTTCCTTCAACCTCCACACTTACCCCTTCGACAAGCAGGAGTGCAGCATCAACCTCCAGCTCTCCCGCGCCTACCAGGACCGAGTCAGCTTCTCGCTCGAGGGCTGGACAGGGACCTACACCGGCCCAAAGGAACTCGCTCTCTATACGGTCAAGGGGGTGGCGTTTCGCTCCACGGACGACGCACGAACTGAACTGAGTCTCGGCTTCGAACTCCACCGTCGGCAGGGAGTGATCCTGCTCTCGACCTTCGTACCTTCGGTGCTGCTCCTGCTGGTGAGCTGGGCGGCCCTCTATCTCAAGGACCTGAACGTGAGTGCGAATCTGTCGCTCACGAACCTCCTGGTGCTGTATACTCTCTTTTCCAACTTGCTTCGCTCCGTCCCCGACACCGCCGCCGTCAAAATGATCGACATTTGGTTCTTCTTCGCCATAAGCCTTCTCTTCCTCAACATCATGGTGATCATCTTTCTGGACTACGTCGCCGGCTTCTTCCTGGACGCCCAGACGGGAACGAGCCCCAAGGACACGAGTCtcgaaaagaaacgagagaggatcATGTCGCTGTACAGATCAGCGATTCCCTTTGCGTTCCTGGCTTTTAATGTCTCTTATTGGTGGTTAGTGGTGTTTGTATTCAAATGATTTCGCATGTTTTGGGGACGAGCAATCAGTCACTGAGTGTGTATCTTGTCACTGATCAGAATGAATTTGACTTCACAAGCATATGTTTCGCAGTCATTCAGGTATTATTATATCAGTGTTAAAATGATGTTGCAATTGGAACTCCGAGATAGTgttgataagaaaaatattgtgTGTCATttcaaagaaggaaaaatgtaaaaGCAGAAACGTTCCAATATTTGAAATGCATGAATTCCTATTTAAATTAATTTGGCTGCAGATAAGACTCCAGCCCCACAAACATTATAATAAATTGATTAGTGATAAATAATATTTGTTGAATTACACTAAATGTATATCTTTGTACCAAGCCAAGTAATAGGATTTATTCATAAAACATTGAacgttttcattgtttttatcagcTGTATAAAAGATCAAAAGCAAAACCAAATATCTTTATTTTGCCAAATAATGTACATTCCTACGCGTGGATTCGTAATAGATGTTGATGGTTATTtgactgaccccccccccaagagtAACTCTCCCTCAGGAATAAGTTACTATCTATATTTGAAAAATACATTTGCAATAATTATTTCTCCAAACACCAGGCAGCTTACCACATACTGAAGGGAAATGCATACACCCCAGTACAGTAATTGACCATAAGATACAGCTTGGTAACAGTACTTTTcacattcttattttcatattctttatattaTAGTGTTGTAAAATACGATATTTGATTATAGagataaacaaaagagagatagacagaacaaAGAATTGTTAAATCATTAAACATATCGGGATTAGAATTGAATTTCAGTGCATATTTGAAGATTTGCAAGGTTGCACAGAATTGTATTGCATCAGAAAAGGCATTCCAGAATGTTGGATAAATGATCCTGAATTTTGATCGGTCAGATCGCATGGATTatggattttttcccctctcagGATATATGAATTCATGAATTCTAAAACTAAACAGATTATCCAGCCGTACAAAGAGTTTTAAAAATAAATGATCCACAGCAAAAAATGTGAATTTGCGACCCCCatcatatttttcgtttttttctttctttctttctttctttttaatccgaTATAATGTAAAGCATAAAACGCTTGGTTCATTTGAATGTTGTGGTTTTAGTGAAACAAAACTAGATGCTCTCCAATTTATCTGACCAAATGTGGTATATGGATGTGCTAAAGAATCACAAGTTTGTTCAATTAAAAGCGTGCAAGTGGCCAAGAAATATGCACTTGTAACTCATCAGAAGaacacgtgtttgtgtttgtgtttgtgtgtgtgtgtgtttgtgtgtgtgtgagtttgtgtgtgtttgtgtgtgagtttgtgtgtgtgagtgtgtgtgtgtgtgtgtgtgtgtctgtgtgtgtttgtgtgtgaatgtgtgtgagtttgtgtgtgtgtgtttgtgtgtttgaatgtgtttccATGAGGAAAGattttcttattaatatcttTTTGAAACTTTTTATGCCTTTTCACGGACCCcaaatttccttgtttttttcttttattgaattatttgttatatttatatgctattattaccattagagaGAGGAGTGTATAGAGAAGAAAAGTTTTACAACTATAAATTGTTTATCAAGCCTCCAATAACACCTGGGAATAAGGAAGTGTaccgtatttttatttttattttatttatttattttttttttttttaataatacaaAAGTGTAACATCTGGCAGAACAGGTGGCTTACCTTTGTtcctgtgaagaaaaaaaatgtttttgcaaCATTTAACGTAAGTTTATTTAGTTTGtcgtattcattctcattccggAATTGCTTGTCACCGAGGAGTAGCAACAGGTATCATCCTCAATTATTTTTGCTAGCATTTACCAtgccatttctatttttttgctaGCATTTACcatgtcatttctatttttttgctaGCATTTACCATGCCATTTCTATGCTAAATTGGCCCCAGGATTGACCCTTCGAATACCGTTGGCGAACAGTGCTAGCAGAAGTATAGTAATTAACATCAACATATAATTTCCGATTTGTGTGATAAGATGTACACATGTAAGAGTAGAGCCTCAattaacacgcacatgcacacacataaacacacgcacatacgcacacaaacacacacattttgttTGTGTGATCATATTAGAAGTAAATGTTTATTGGTAACTGCTTTCCTGGGTTTAAATCTGGATGACAATTTAGAAATGACAATATACCATCACGTTTCACTCTATTAAAATCTATGACATGTAGCTGATGTTAGATTTTGTTTctcgtgaatgtatgtatgtatatatatatatatatatatatatatatatatatatatatatatatatatatatatatatatatatatatatatatatgtatgcatgtatgtgtatgtatatatgtgtatatatatatatatatatatatatatatatatatatatatatatatatatatatatatatatatatatatatatatatatatatatatatgtatgtatgtgtatgtatatatatatatatatatatatatatatatatatatatatatatatatatatatataatatatatatatatatatatatatatgtatgtatatatgtatatatatatatatatatatatatatatatatatatatacacatacatgcatacatacatacatacatacatacatacatacatacatacatacatacatacatacatacatacatacacacacacatacatacatgcatacacacacacacacacacacacacacacacacacacacacacacacacacacacacacacacacacacacacacacacacagacacacacacacacacacacacacacacacacacacacatatatatatatatatatatatatatatatatatatatatatatatatatatatatatatatatatatatatatatatatatatatatatatatatatatatatatatatatgtatgtatatatatacatatatatatgtatatatatatatatatatgtatatatatatatatatatatatatatatatatatatatatatatatatatatatatatatatatgtatatatatatatgtgtgtgtgtgtgtgtgtgtgtgtgtgtgtgtgtgtatgtgtgtgtgtgtgtttgtatatatatatatatatatatatatatatatatatatatatatatatatatatatatatatatatatatatatgtgtgtgtgtttgtgtgtgtgtgtgtgtgtgtgtgtgtgtgtgtgtgtgtgtgtgaatatatgtatatatatatatatatatatatatatatatatatatatatatatatatacatatacacacacacacacacacacacacacacacacacacacacacacacacacacacacacacatatatatatatatatatatatatatatttatacatatctatatcatatatatatcatatacatatacatacatatatgtatgtatatgtatatgtatatatatatatatacatatacatatacatacatatatgtatgtatatatatatatatatatatatatatatacatatatgtatatatatatatatatttacatatacatacatacatatatatatacattatatatatatatatatatatatatatatatatatatatatatatatatatatatatatatatatgcatatacatgtgtatattatttggtgcgtttgtgtgtatgcgtgtatgtgtgggtgtgtatttgcaAGTGTGGTTATGCATacccatgtgtatgtgtaccgATCCTGCATTTAAATGTGTGACGACCTATTACGTGAATTGCTTTAGTCATTCAAGTAAATTACATAACGTCTTTGTAAATATGATATTCATCTTCATTTACACGTCACACTTGTAAAGGGTAATTTGAATAAAAGATGAGAGAAACTGGGTTTGATTAATAAAAACACGTTTTTTTCATAATACAACATAAAACCAATAACGACAATCCATGCAAAAACATAAAagtgtgaaatgaaaaaaaatgtacagataATTGTTTCTAATTTTGCTCTCATTCGTATGAAATATTTTCCTGCATTGATctttataacaaaatatattgatttattgtgGCAAGCGATATTATtttggaaagaaaacgaaatgacTGATTATTGAAACTTCGCGCCAAAATGTACTATGCTGTGATTGGCTATAAAAATATCGCGCCAAAAAGGCACAACGTGATTGGTCGCAAAAATCGCGTGCCATAAGAAGTCATGTTTTGATTGGCTATAGAAATCACGTGACCGAAATCCTATCTTTTGATTGGCTCTTCTCGATCTTTGGGTTTTCGACGAAGGTTATAAAAACTCGAAACTCTTGCACGCGATCCTCATTTCTCCCACGCAatcatgaggaa from Penaeus vannamei isolate JL-2024 chromosome 26, ASM4276789v1, whole genome shotgun sequence harbors:
- the LOC113815536 gene encoding uncharacterized protein → MLKPGGLWVEAAVLAVAAAATAVQARVDDAHIRVVGVQQGLWTVPSNQVFLRYNFSVPEDETVPTLFNYTICYWIRGERAASLFTHVSYAVSDLDANNILLYQGHDRLLAFVNGVYQRVPQAREFPFVPGVWHHLCHVVEEENYAVYWGGKEFVSGKLAGVPGAPLNGSLVIGQEQDRFGGHFDKYQVLFGEIGQLNFWDRILPLAEIEKMASCRWSGRGNVFSLDTADMEVVGNVSDTRVELGHFCKETPHYAVLSERLTFQAALAQCRVLGGTVPAPSSSYDNDILLKNAEPFMDSCAPGSNWKYWLGIAHKEENDTWISVESGEEAQYLNFAKPYPMRSNLFQCVVLLDDGTWANHRCSLKKCAICHLPTPGVLYLRGFCFDSDCQRKFRVAEYFGGRLVFRGHEDLFIFWSEGDEAWRLHDIDRNVSVARTEQVGRNSYPVGTHRWVAVEQVCDMQKGSVFEMILSTCTDDLFVCSSGDCIERNLRCNLWNDCSDGSDEENCDVVAIGSSYQPHLPPRGPTDAALTLTPTVTLSRIAKIDEIAMSVTLEFFTTLAWRDERLSFQHLTPGKETPVPATQADRMWIPDFQLLDLEGGQPKVLDEKVMITTANNATLPAFNSIERDLTYPGTENDLTVTRQFIAKFACSFNLHTYPFDKQECSINLQLSRAYQDRVSFSLEGWTGTYTGPKELALYTVKGVAFRSTDDARTELSLGFELHRRQGVILLSTFVPSVLLLLVSWAALYLKDLNVSANLSLTNLLVLYTLFSNLLRSVPDTAAVKMIDIWFFFAISLLFLNIMVIIFLDYVAGFFLDAQTGTSPKDTSLEKKRERIMSLYRSAIPFAFLAFNVSYWWLVVFVFK